In one Puniceicoccus vermicola genomic region, the following are encoded:
- a CDS encoding carbohydrate binding domain-containing protein, which yields MNKLFCKCLFLGVVSSSSIVFGDSSLATWEYDPPENVRFSASKHHSAEIFYNSEVRTPAGEKVAMIELESLNFGAVPWEIQFSADYKGGLEVGKTYEVSFFCRATEGGVLDICAGLRNNPYTVVPGSTKEFQVSEDWKKYSFQFKTDRDYAEEMTVSRVMLASYGQPSTLYFGPIRLREVPPMVPLALSDDWVVFKNVSPPEDFARIPSEMKGPSGSVTPFLVGGVDGEIDLESASGGGESGRVAILFNEFESSGVGTMRVGMAADWWMQVFMNGKPIYDTLGTGNVSQDFSVNDHVFDFPVQKGNNVLAVKVKSGSKGWRFVYGEPSRAPLDPGLLVIRPGKRWKPLNMDAYIVKSGTALDFANLMGKPEPAGSYGRLIVSEEGRLVFEQRPDHPVRFLAFNNSLSWWRKNAHTWTKQDIENYADAIARQGYNMVRLHHVERFLLGFKIHDRPHKTLLETGIPESAEEIDFDFENYDRFEYLIFCLKERGIYINLDLMAANSGYTLAYTSKVDSRRSFRTQLLFNSEYRKHWKNAVEYLLTRENQYTGTSLKSDPMVALVEPFNEQDLRLYDKNMLKEFTPFFVEFLREKYGNDQDLQKAWSDPSITFANVPVISEDLLRKGDARSEDAGSFLIETMSDMTKWYFETLRGIGYNGLISQWDMIMRTMEVPVRALMPVIAQHSYFSHPSKGIPTKNLVEKSPNWRFKLGSPQYDIMVRQESSLNSSYFRAAAAARFLDRPFLVTEYSHSAYNKFRHERGLYFGSYASFQGWDCLTVHGDTTAVRDTVYEPLALFESAIDPISRASETVAALAFRRGDVEESKQTIEFPLTWDLMFPKHFLAAIGDGYAKLSMLAKIGVSYSEVEPLMAVGKVTPTLKMMPNHFSPLKVTTWYVKASSADEGYFDGLIEELRDAGVLASDNRTSFEERVFESDTKEIVLDAKKETMSVVSPRLEGAILKENSPVDLGNLKIEECSRPASVVVGTLESEGDILNSSHLLLVFATNALNDGMTFERSNMLLLAEIGDLPILMETAKVSLRLKTSQTVKPVVYALNMDGTRGETVPCELKAGELTLQMDTESLEYGTPYFEIVYPDGSLPEKK from the coding sequence GTTCTGGATATCTGTGCCGGACTGAGGAATAATCCCTATACGGTGGTGCCCGGATCGACCAAGGAGTTTCAAGTCTCGGAAGACTGGAAAAAATACTCTTTTCAATTTAAAACGGATAGGGATTACGCGGAGGAAATGACCGTATCCCGGGTAATGCTGGCCTCCTATGGTCAGCCCTCGACTTTATACTTTGGACCGATTCGATTGCGGGAGGTTCCTCCCATGGTGCCGTTGGCACTGAGTGACGATTGGGTGGTATTTAAAAATGTATCTCCGCCCGAGGATTTTGCGAGAATCCCGAGCGAGATGAAGGGACCTTCGGGCTCGGTGACTCCTTTCCTCGTGGGGGGTGTTGATGGAGAGATCGACCTGGAGTCCGCTTCGGGGGGCGGAGAATCCGGAAGAGTTGCGATTCTATTCAATGAGTTTGAGTCCTCGGGCGTGGGGACAATGCGCGTCGGGATGGCCGCCGATTGGTGGATGCAGGTCTTCATGAATGGCAAGCCGATCTATGATACGCTGGGCACCGGGAACGTTTCCCAGGACTTTTCCGTCAATGACCATGTATTTGATTTTCCGGTCCAAAAGGGAAACAACGTTCTTGCGGTTAAGGTGAAAAGTGGATCGAAGGGCTGGCGCTTTGTCTATGGCGAGCCGTCACGAGCTCCTCTCGACCCCGGTCTGCTAGTGATTCGGCCGGGAAAACGGTGGAAGCCACTGAATATGGATGCCTACATCGTGAAATCCGGTACGGCTCTGGATTTCGCGAATCTCATGGGGAAGCCCGAGCCCGCCGGATCTTATGGGCGTCTGATCGTCTCGGAGGAAGGGCGGTTGGTCTTCGAACAACGTCCGGATCATCCGGTTCGGTTTCTTGCCTTTAACAATTCCCTTAGTTGGTGGCGCAAGAACGCGCACACTTGGACAAAGCAGGATATTGAAAACTACGCCGATGCGATCGCGCGGCAGGGGTATAATATGGTGCGTTTGCATCACGTGGAACGGTTTCTTCTGGGATTCAAAATTCATGACCGGCCTCACAAGACTTTGCTGGAGACCGGAATTCCAGAATCGGCCGAAGAAATCGATTTCGATTTTGAAAATTACGATCGCTTCGAATACCTGATCTTTTGCCTGAAGGAGCGTGGGATCTATATCAACCTCGATCTGATGGCCGCCAACAGTGGCTACACCTTAGCCTACACCAGCAAGGTTGATTCACGGAGGAGTTTTCGAACGCAGCTTCTCTTCAATTCGGAGTATCGAAAGCATTGGAAAAATGCCGTCGAATATCTCCTCACCCGAGAGAACCAGTATACGGGAACCAGTCTGAAGAGTGATCCGATGGTGGCTCTCGTAGAACCATTCAATGAACAGGATCTTCGTCTCTACGACAAAAACATGCTGAAGGAGTTTACTCCCTTCTTTGTCGAATTCCTGCGGGAGAAGTATGGCAATGATCAAGATCTTCAGAAGGCCTGGAGTGATCCTTCGATTACGTTCGCAAACGTTCCGGTGATCAGTGAGGACTTGCTGCGAAAAGGGGATGCAAGGTCGGAGGATGCTGGAAGCTTTCTCATCGAAACGATGTCGGACATGACAAAGTGGTATTTTGAGACTCTTCGAGGGATCGGATATAACGGCCTGATCTCGCAGTGGGATATGATTATGCGAACAATGGAAGTTCCTGTCCGGGCATTGATGCCGGTCATCGCCCAGCATTCATATTTCAGTCATCCTTCAAAGGGAATCCCTACGAAGAATTTGGTCGAGAAATCGCCGAATTGGCGCTTCAAACTCGGAAGTCCTCAGTACGACATCATGGTACGCCAGGAAAGCTCCTTGAATTCGAGTTACTTTCGGGCGGCTGCCGCTGCGCGCTTTCTGGATAGGCCGTTCTTGGTTACCGAATATTCGCACAGTGCGTACAATAAGTTTCGTCACGAGCGAGGGCTTTACTTCGGTTCTTATGCTTCGTTTCAAGGATGGGATTGCCTAACGGTTCATGGAGATACCACGGCAGTGAGAGATACTGTGTATGAGCCCCTGGCCCTTTTTGAAAGCGCCATCGATCCGATATCGAGAGCGTCCGAAACCGTGGCCGCACTCGCATTCCGGCGGGGAGATGTGGAAGAGTCGAAGCAGACGATCGAATTTCCTCTGACCTGGGACCTTATGTTTCCCAAGCATTTCCTTGCAGCGATCGGAGATGGGTATGCGAAGCTCTCCATGCTTGCGAAAATCGGGGTGTCCTACTCTGAGGTGGAGCCGCTCATGGCGGTCGGAAAGGTGACGCCCACCTTGAAGATGATGCCCAACCATTTTTCTCCTTTGAAAGTCACAACCTGGTATGTGAAGGCCTCGTCCGCGGACGAAGGGTATTTCGATGGCCTGATCGAGGAATTGAGAGACGCGGGTGTCCTCGCTTCGGACAATCGAACCAGCTTTGAAGAGAGAGTTTTTGAAAGTGATACGAAGGAAATCGTTCTGGATGCCAAAAAGGAAACAATGTCTGTCGTGAGCCCACGTTTGGAGGGGGCTATCCTGAAAGAGAACTCTCCCGTTGATTTGGGAAATCTGAAAATTGAGGAATGTTCCCGTCCTGCATCGGTTGTAGTGGGGACCCTCGAGAGCGAGGGAGATATTCTCAATTCCAGCCACCTGCTCCTCGTATTCGCAACGAATGCGTTGAATGATGGAATGACGTTCGAGCGTTCGAACATGCTGCTTCTCGCTGAGATCGGAGACCTCCCCATTCTGATGGAGACCGCGAAAGTTTCGCTCCGGTTAAAAACCTCCCAGACCGTCAAACCAGTAGTCTATGCGTTGAATATGGATGGGACCCGGGGTGAGACAGTTCCCTGTGAATTGAAGGCTGGCGAGCTGACACTTCAGATGGATACGGAATCGCTTGAGTATGGAACTCCCTATTTCGAAATCGTTTATCCGGACGGTTCCCTTCCGGAGAAGAAATGA
- a CDS encoding helix-turn-helix domain-containing protein, protein MSENFSHHVRRESHLKNPDPHYDFLCGSRHCASEKKSWSQRITERVGLVLCGEGKGMVRFENRDVDVLPSDLLLLKPGVPHSFHPGEGWSFQWFHFPVRPHITEALSWPEVIRGVGKVHLEPEEFRRAKSALEEALFLDLRRPRNWCDLALILVESVLIRGYNQNISESAGIGRMVLRAQQMLTESNDSVDEIAERCGVSRAGLYQKFKDAVGVSPRQYREDTRLRRAVQLLALPEYSISEIAQQVGMPDAYYFSTRFRRAFGQPPREFRKKILER, encoded by the coding sequence ATGTCAGAAAATTTTTCACACCACGTCCGAAGGGAAAGTCATCTTAAGAACCCGGATCCTCACTATGATTTTCTTTGCGGATCTCGGCATTGCGCCTCGGAGAAGAAGTCGTGGAGCCAGAGAATTACCGAACGAGTGGGCTTGGTCCTTTGTGGAGAAGGGAAAGGTATGGTTCGATTCGAGAATCGGGATGTCGATGTGTTGCCGTCGGATCTTCTCCTTCTCAAACCCGGGGTGCCTCATTCGTTTCATCCCGGCGAGGGTTGGTCTTTCCAATGGTTTCATTTTCCGGTGCGTCCGCATATTACCGAAGCGCTGAGTTGGCCCGAAGTGATTCGGGGAGTGGGTAAGGTTCATCTGGAGCCGGAGGAGTTTCGTCGAGCGAAGAGTGCGTTGGAAGAGGCTCTCTTTCTGGATTTGAGGCGGCCGCGGAACTGGTGTGATTTGGCATTGATTCTGGTGGAGAGCGTGCTGATTCGCGGGTACAATCAGAACATCTCCGAGTCGGCGGGAATTGGCAGAATGGTTCTTCGGGCGCAGCAGATGCTCACGGAGTCGAATGACAGCGTGGACGAAATTGCCGAGCGTTGTGGTGTCTCCCGGGCGGGGCTCTACCAGAAGTTCAAAGATGCGGTGGGAGTGTCTCCCCGCCAATATCGGGAGGACACTCGGCTGCGTCGAGCGGTCCAGCTGCTCGCGTTGCCGGAGTATTCGATATCCGAGATCGCTCAGCAGGTTGGAATGCCGGATGCCTATTACTTTTCTACGAGGTTTCGTCGCGCTTTTGGTCAGCCACCACGAGAATTCCGAAAGAAAATTTTGGAGCGTTGA
- a CDS encoding sulfatase-like hydrolase/transferase → MRPNILFLMNDEHRFDVLGCAGNQVVRTPFLDQLAETGLVFDNAYTPSPICIPSRQCLAMGQYPHTCNVRRYGEDLPPFSNTFADHFSRNGYLTVCAGKLHHMGRDQMQGWLRRIGDNTHVSPNFIDDYRADPVKPLPGCGKWSQRKEILRAGIGHGPNTHDTDAYALEGALRFIEQHFCDSYYDRPGAHQPLMLKVSFNRPHYAFLTSEERFAYYLNRVPVYADEPRFDHPVLGAEDLHVSTDSSLTERDLRRATAAYYGMVEETDADFARLGRALEAVGQNLDEWIVVFTADHGDMLGEHAAWEKQKFFEGSVRVPLMIRWPKGFAGGRRIPQNVSLCDLYATFCDLAALECPEGLDSRSLRPLLEGGNDLRWDNECLSHFGNGHLMIKRDELKYQCYGDDGPEVLFDLARDPLERINFVDDVRYASDLEKLRRRRDSLGYY, encoded by the coding sequence ATGAGACCGAATATCCTCTTTTTGATGAACGACGAACACCGTTTCGATGTTCTGGGCTGTGCTGGAAATCAAGTGGTGCGCACGCCTTTTTTGGATCAGTTGGCGGAGACCGGATTGGTTTTTGACAATGCCTATACACCTTCTCCGATTTGTATACCGTCTCGTCAATGTCTTGCCATGGGGCAGTACCCGCATACCTGTAACGTTCGGCGGTACGGGGAAGACTTACCCCCATTCAGCAATACGTTTGCCGATCATTTTTCGCGGAATGGTTATCTTACCGTTTGTGCCGGAAAGCTTCATCATATGGGACGTGACCAGATGCAGGGGTGGCTTCGTCGTATTGGCGACAACACTCATGTGAGTCCGAACTTCATCGACGATTACCGCGCGGATCCGGTGAAGCCCCTACCCGGTTGCGGAAAATGGTCGCAGCGGAAGGAGATCCTGCGGGCGGGAATCGGACATGGTCCGAATACTCACGATACCGACGCTTATGCCTTGGAGGGTGCATTGCGCTTTATCGAGCAACATTTCTGCGATTCCTACTATGACCGGCCCGGAGCGCATCAGCCGTTGATGTTGAAGGTCAGCTTTAATCGGCCTCACTACGCATTTCTGACGTCGGAGGAGCGCTTCGCCTACTATCTGAATCGGGTCCCGGTCTATGCGGATGAGCCCCGGTTCGATCATCCGGTTCTGGGGGCGGAAGACTTGCACGTGAGCACGGACTCCTCCCTCACGGAGCGCGATTTAAGGCGGGCGACCGCCGCCTATTACGGTATGGTTGAGGAGACGGACGCGGATTTTGCCCGTTTGGGCCGAGCGCTGGAAGCGGTCGGCCAGAATCTTGATGAGTGGATTGTTGTCTTTACCGCCGACCATGGCGATATGCTGGGTGAGCATGCCGCATGGGAGAAACAGAAATTCTTCGAAGGCTCTGTTCGGGTTCCCTTGATGATTCGATGGCCCAAGGGCTTTGCGGGCGGACGGCGGATTCCCCAGAACGTCAGTTTATGCGATCTTTATGCGACCTTTTGCGACCTCGCGGCGTTGGAGTGTCCCGAAGGTTTGGACAGCCGGAGCCTTCGGCCCTTGTTGGAGGGTGGGAATGATCTGCGATGGGACAACGAGTGCCTGTCTCATTTCGGAAACGGGCATCTCATGATCAAACGGGACGAATTGAAGTATCAATGCTATGGTGACGATGGTCCGGAAGTCCTTTTTGACCTTGCCCGAGATCCATTAGAGCGGATCAATTTTGTCGATGACGTCCGGTACGCGTCGGATCTGGAGAAGCTTCGCAGAAGACGTGACTCCCTAGGATACTACTGA